The following proteins come from a genomic window of Mauremys mutica isolate MM-2020 ecotype Southern chromosome 7, ASM2049712v1, whole genome shotgun sequence:
- the RBP4 gene encoding retinol-binding protein 4, which translates to MAQAGRFLAWLLLVALGLLGGGCRAERDCRVSNFRVQENFDKARYTGTWYAMAKKDPEGLFLQDNVVAQFTIDENGQMSATAKGRVRLFNEWDVCADMIGSFTDTEDPAKFKMKYWGVASFLQKGNDDHWVIDTDYDTYALHYSCRQLNDDGTCADSYSFVFSRDPKGLPPEAQRIVRQRQVDLCLDRKYRVIVHNGFCP; encoded by the exons ATGGCTCAGGCGGGGAGATTCctggcctggctgctgctggtggccCTGGGCCTGCTGGGCGGTGGATGCCGAGCAGAGCGGGACTGCAGAGTGAGCAACTTCAGAGTCCAAGAGAACTTCGACAAGGCTCGT tATACTGGCACCTGGTATGCCATGGCCAAAAAAGATCCCGAGGGGCTGTTCCTGCAGGACAATGTGGTAGCCCAGTTCACCATAGATGAGAATGGACAAATGAGCGCCACCGCCAAAGGCAGAGTCCGGCTGTTTAA TGAGTGGGATGTTTGCGCTGACATGATTGGCTCCTTCACTGACACTGAGGATCCTGCCAAGTTCAAGATGAAGTACTGGGGTGTAGCCTCTTTTCTCCAGAAGGGAA ATGATGATCACTGGGTGATCGACACAGATTATGATACTTATGCACTTCATTATTCCTGCCGCCAACTAAATGATGATGGCACCTGTGCTGATAGTTACTCCTTCGTGTTCTCCCGGGACCCGAAGGGATTGCCACCCGAGGCACAGAGAATTGTCAGGCAAAGGCAGGTCGACCTCTGCTTGGACAGAAAATACAGAGTTATTGTCCATAATG gatTCTGCCCTTAA